In the genome of Euleptes europaea isolate rEulEur1 chromosome 4, rEulEur1.hap1, whole genome shotgun sequence, the window ATTGGTTCCCGCGCTGAGCCAATCAGACCGCTCAGCGAAAAGGGCCTAAGCCAATCAGATCGCGTAGGGGAAACTAAGGGGCGCGTTAAAAGGCGGCGGCGATGGTTTTCCTAGCAGTCTTGTTCTTGTGTCGGGCGGGTTGCTTTTATTCTTGCCTCCTGCTAGTTTACATCCGTCATGGCAGTGCAAGCTTGCCCTCGCCATTATCCGGCTTGGCCAGTGGATTTCCAGGTGTGTGTACCTGCATAAAGTTAACATAGACAGAAATGAGTCAAATAAGTACAATATGGGAACGGGGAAGGGATTTCCCCACCCACCTAGTGATCTCGTTTCGGTGTCTTACAGAGCCCGTGCTTTCAAGCGGAGCCTGAGTTCGATTTCCAGGATTTTCGCGATGTCGTCGATAGTTTCATATCAGGCAAGTATCGTCCGGAGGTCAGGATCGCGTTTGGTTAACCGTCCAGGTCGGACTTTGAACATTAGGTAGCCCAGCCTTGTCATGACTGTGCTGTATTACTTGAAAGCAAATCCCAGTGAGTTTAGTAGGACGTCTCTGTGGACAAGGCTTCTTTGAGCCTGTTACCTGATAAGACAATAGCTGGTCGGTTATTCTTTTGGGAATTAGATGATTCACCTtttaagctgtatgtgcctaaaccGTTGTATGctctgaaagggggggaacacCCTTCCTTTTTTGCTAATTTCTGCATTACCATCTTTGAGGAGGTGTTCCCTCCCACCTGTGAGAAAAATGGGGTGCCCCTTCTAAGATAGCACATGCCCTCTGTGGATTTTTGACTTATTTACATTAAAcaatttagtgtttttttttttttaaaaatgctgttaacAATAGTTTTTTAAATAAACCAAAGTATTTATAATTGGTTGATTTAATCAATGCAGCCTTCATGCATGATGTCTGGTTATTCATCTGATTGTATCTTTGCTTCCATATCACACTTTTAAATGCTTTCATATTAAAAAATCCCTTTGTGGGCAGCAACCCTGTTGCCTTCAAAGTAAGCGATTTCTAAACTCCTGGCTCAACGTGTACCTGTGTGAACAGGTGTGCAACTTATTTAACAAAAGATGTGTTTAAATCATTTAGACTTAAGAAAACAGGGGTGTACATGCGTTTGGTGCACAGACATGTACCAAGGTGCCCGCCATGGCTGGTCAACAATCAGgaattcaacaggtgcagcttcTCCTTCTGTGCCTGGAGAAAGTTGCTCTTATTACCTTTATGCAGCTATTACAAAGAATGCCTCTTTAGAAAAAAGTGTCAATCATGGTGAACAATAGGGATATGTATAAAATCTAGATTTTAGTATTGCAGGTCAGAGTACGGCTACTGCCACCCCCCTTGTGTACAAGAGTCATCAAATCTATCAGGTGTCCAATTTAATTCTTATCAGTTACTCTCTCCTAGATCCATCCTCTCTGATGCCTCCTCTGCTGGACTCTGCTGATTTTCCTTTCCCTGAGGATGATGGAAGACCCTTCAGCCCTTGCATTCCACTTCCTGCCCAGGAGGATCCTCTGTCTCAGATGAATGTAGAAAACGTCTCTTCTGCTGAGCAGTACTGGAAAGACTTGGCAGATCATAATCAGAAAGCCCTGGGGGATGCTCTTTTGGAAAACAATCAGGTGAGTTATACTCAAATAAGACAACTGCTGTACACATACATTCTTTGTTGTGCCCCCCTTGTGGAATGGGCAGCTTAAGGAGTTCAGGAAGGCTCCCAGACTTTTGTTTTCCTGCAAACTAAGCAAACCGGCATTGTTTAGAAGGGCaaaggtaaagaagaagaagagttagtttttatatgccgactttctcttccacttaaggaagaatcaaactggcttacaatcaccttgccctccccacaacagacaccctgcgaggtaggtgagcctgagagagagtgactagcccaaggctacccagctggcttcatgtggaggagtggggaaacaaatccaattcaccagattagcctccactgctcatgtgggggagtggggaatcaaaccgggttctccagatcagactccaccgctccaaaccactgctcttaaccactacaccatgctggtaaagcAGAATTGTTCAGAAAGGCTATAATATAACCATATTTCAGGAAGGCACTTCTATAAATGCAGTGGGACCGTGaactataccactgtgtatagtaTTTTCATCTTTTTGCTGTTATGTATTGTCCTACTCACTGCTTTTTTTTATaattatgtaataccattttatgcattgtttaacatgtttAATATTTTATGCCTTTTTTTGCcaacaagtcacatctgactgatggtgacgccctggtggtgttttcaaggcaagagacgttcagaggtagcttgccattgccagcctggtattccatccaaatacttgccagggtaaccctgcttagcttctaagatctgatgaaatcagacaaatctgggctatccaggtcaggatgctTTGTTTTAGGTTTCtgtaattctgtaccaattgtatAATTTTTCTCCAACCCAGCTCAATGTAGTCATGAGAACCTTGATAAGTATTTTGTCCTTGATGTTTGCTTGCAGCTATAAAAACCGTGGGTTGTTGAGTACCTGTCAAGAGCTTGCCTGTCTCTGAGCTTTATACAAATTGATGAATAACAAATGGTACAGGCCTGCTTTAATACCGTCCTCCTAAAACACTGTGAAACTGCAATCTGACCACTTATCTCCCAACAGCTCCAAGTGACACTTACCCAAAAGCAAGAAGAGATTGCATCTCTGAAGGAAAGAAACACCCAGCTCAAGGAACTGGCCAGCCAAGCAAAGCAGCTGGCATCTGTGCTGGATGTAAGTGCCGAGATGTCTTTCTCAATTATTTCTTTTGCTTCAAGATTAGAAGATGCACCTTCCAGACACTTAAATCGTGAAGATCTGCTGATGTTGCAGAGTAGTGATAGAAATCTGCTCTGTATTTTCCCAGACAGTCATGTTTTTCTTCAGGTAAAGGATGGATCCCAATGAGCCTGGCTATTACATGATTGCCTGTGCTCAATAGGATGATCCTCCCTAAACCAGTGGTTAACTGTGGAGGCATGGGAACTTTTAGCGGTTTGTTCTGTAGAAGGTGTTGTTGTTTCAAAGACATGTCCCTTATTCATCCTTGGGTCTCCAGGATGGCCTACGAGCCAGATGCATGGGGAATGGTTTAAGCCAAAATCGCACATGCATTGTGAAGCTTGGATTGTAAATCAGCTTTTCCAGGCTTTCCTCCACTGTTGATGAGTGTGTGAGGAAAAGCAGAAAGGGCAGGCACTTCTAGACACATGTCagacagtgtcagactaggatctgggaaatccatggaagctcgttgggtgaccttgggtcggtTTCGCAATTTGTGagtataaaacagaggagaggagaatgctataagcagctttgagtccccattggggaaaaaggtgggggtattaatgaagtaaattaaaaaatatgAAAAGCTGGTGGTTTTAGAATGTGCTCATACTGGGTTTCTGAAAGATTTCAGGTCTGTGTAAGAAGGCTGATTTACAGTTGTATCCCAAACTTTCTTTGCATGTGGATTTCAGTCCGACTAAAATTTTTTTAACACATGCACACCAACAGCAAGAGAGTAGCTGAAATGCACTTCAAAATTGCATGTGAAAATTCAGTCTTACAGGGCTTGTGTGCGATTCTTTTCTAGAAACTGATCATACCTCCGTGTAAAGACACCTCAGACGCCTTCATCACCAACAGCCACAACAAGAGAAGCCTCATGCAGATATCCAACAACGAGCAAGAGGATGACGCAGAGGTGAACGAAATCTTGCGGGAAATATCGGACAAATGCAATCTAGCCCTGCAATCCATCGATGAAAGTAGAGGTCCGAAACGTCCCCGTGGAGAGAGCGATACAGTCCACATGTACGGGGCTTTCCATGGGTTGCAGACGCGTAGCAGCTGCAGCTCTCTGGACATGAGTGGTAGTGACCTGGAAGAAGGGGTCTCCTTCAGGACAGCGATCAAAGAGCACTGTAACATCCGGACACTGGCCTTTCCTCAAGGCAATGCATTTACTATCAGAACTGCCACTGGGGGCTATAAGTTTAGGTGGGTCCCTAGCTGATTGTTTTCTTCTTCAATCAGCTAACTGCACTCTCCTCAGCTTCCAAGCGCACTGCCTGGGTTCAAGTTTAGCACTGTTTCCTCCTGCGCTCCTGGAACTTCAGATGTTGCCTGTTATTGACAAATGAAACCAGAGTTGCTAATGCTTATATGGAAGTTAGGAATTCTGTGAAGAAAAACAGCTGCTTTTTCTTTCAACAATATTGAAAGTAAAGGGGTGAAACCCTTTTGGATCCACTGCTCACTTGAATCGCTGAAGTAGGCCAATATCAGACCTTTTGTTATAATGGTTGTCTGAATAACTGTATGTCACTGATTGAGGGAGATATTGGTTTTTCAAAAATAAGACTGTCTGAAATCGATGGCACGCAAGAGGCTTCGTGAGGTACAATTTTAAAACAGcagattttattttcaacagtAACGTAGGACAAGGTTGAGAACCGGCAAACTAAGTTTCAGAAAAGGTATTTGGCTGGTCACAAAGAGTAGGCACTTCATTCTATAcctatatatctctatatctatatctataatagATATTTTATTGTTTCAGATGGTGCTACTAAATTTCACTTATAACTGCTTGATACTTGGTTTCACACTGAGAGGGCTTTCTTTTGGTTGACGTTTTCTGTTTGGCTTTCACTCAAATTTACTTAAACTCAGTGTTTCTTCAGTTATTAGGAGTTaggaactgtaaaaaaaaaaaccacttcaccagtttattccttaaactggactgggatCACTCCTGACTCCAGAGGTGTTTCTCTTAAACCCTTTAGGATCACCCACTTCATCAGAGTGTTTTCCCTCTCTAGTTCAGAGATCATTCTTTCTTTCGGAGCTGTTTCGCACTTAAATTATTAGGACTCATTCTCCATGCTTAGAGATATTGTCCTCTTTAATAACCAGTTGCTGACCCTGTCTTGGATCAGACAACTCAAACTGTGTTCCTTTGATTTAAACCCCTGAGAAGAAATTCTCTCCAGACTTAGCTGCTTCAAGCCCTGTTGGTGTTTAGCTGGCTCTCAGCTCAGTCTCTCAGTTCTAAACTGTTATAGTTCCAGCAGCCACTTCCAGAATTCCACAGCTGTCAATCATGTGGCTCTTTGCAGTTGTTCACACTGTATGAGTCCCATAATCTGTGGAAATGACTTCCCTTCGGCTTCTGTAGCGTCTCTACCAATCTTTGCTCGAGGCCTCCTGAAGATCCTTTCTCCAAATGGCGGCCCACCATTTGGGGGtactggcttcatgtttagggttgcccgcctccaggtactagctggagatctcctgctattacaactgatctccagctgatagagatcagttcatctggagaaaatggccactttcgcaattggactctatggcattgatgtccctcaccaaacctgcccttctcaggctccagcccaaaatctccaggtatttcccaaccaagagctggcaaccctattaatgttttcagaagaagaaaagttggtttttataccctgctttttctctactgtaaggagttttaaagcggctgacaatcgccttctcccttcccctcaacaggcaccttgtgagctggtggggctgagagaactgtgactagcccaaggtcacccagcaggcttcatgtggaggagagggggaatcgaacctggttctccagattagagtctgcctctcttaactactacaacaCTCTGGCTCTCAGAAGTGATGACTTTAAAAGACCTAAACAATTTCTATTGTCCTTTCTGACCTACGTTTGTCAGCAAGAGGGCAAACAGCTCATTTTGTCTGTTAATAACTACTGAATGGTTAAGGCCAGATGGAGTGTTTGTGTAGAGTTCTGAAAATGGCTTATGCTTTATTGGTCTGCTTTTGCAGGACACAACAGAGCCTTGGAAACTAGAAGACTGGTAAATATTGGCTGACCAGGCAACCGAGATTTTGGTGCTGTTCTTTTTCTAGTCTCTGCTTCCATTAGTATTTGTAGGTATTTAGGGTAATACCTTTTAGGACTTGCTTGTAGGAAATGGTTAGACAGCCTTTGTTTTTAGAGTCAGTTGCTATCACAAAGTGCCTTGCATTACGGAAACGACATTATATACATTTTCTTCAAAGTGTGCTTTATTATGGTTCTTGCCTCCTGTCCAAGGACCAATTCACACCTCAGAGTCATCATGGCAGACACAAGGTCTTGGTATCAGACATGTGATCGGAGTTTTGAACCTGGTGAGCCTGATGCTCCATGTGTTCTGCAGTTGTGatcagaaggggcttcagccttcctcctCAGGTGTTGTTTTCATGTCCCGAAACTGCCTCAGAGATTTCTCGGCTGTGAAAATTATGGCATTTATATGGGCGTGCATAATTTTCACAGTGGAGCAATTAGCATCGCAGCATGGTTTCAGGAcatgaaaatggcatgggggtggaGAGCAGAAGCTGCTTCTACTTGCCCACCACCATGCTTACGTCCAGAACTGGGCCTGCCTGCATCTGCGCGGGAGGTGTACCAAATTGCTCGTTTGATACAAAGGTCTCGTGACATGTGGCTTCTCCCTAAATAGCTTGAAAGAACCATAAGGGAGTCAGCTTTCCATTTAGATAAGTGAAGGGTATAATGCTGCTGTTGCTTTAAGCTGCTTTATGGATGGAGATAGGGAGTTTGTGTCCTCTGGGGAATCTTTTGTTAAGTGGCAGGGAAGATGCAAAAGTAACCAAGGAGGGACTAGTGGATGAGATAATCAGCACTTTCATTTTACAAGCAAGGTCTCCTGAAACCTGAATAGGCATACTAACGTTTGTAGGCCCCGTCCATTTTTACTTGTGGAATGAACAGAATGTTCCTGGCTCATGTGGCATCTGTTTAAGGGATGCTTTGCTATCGATTGATATTTATTGAGAAAGCATCCTTAAAAGATGGTGAGCACAGGCAGGACCTTTTTGATGCTAAATACAGTTTTAACAGTACCAACAAGTTTACAAAACCATGCTTTTATACATTTGTGTATACATAATTACGTTCTACTCAGTTATTtttcgagtgtgtgtgtgtacagaattgtttttattttagttttttaaaattgctggAATCTGATCAAGAAGAAGCAATTTTATGGGGATTAAATTGATGGGGTTACATTTTGGATTGCTGTTCTCTGCCCTAATATAGAAGTGGGGTGTGCTCATGTCACAGCGGTGCAATCATTATAGTAAAGGACTTTTCTTTCTGCTGAAACTTGGTAAAATGAAGGTGACAATGATGTAGGACTATTTATATCGAGACCTTAAACACGGAAGATTCTCATTTATGATCTAATGTAAAACACTGTGAATGTCAACAGCACTTTACAATAAAGACACATAGTAGTAATATGGAAGACTGATTTTTCCCCCTCTCAAGAAAATGCCTTCAGTAAAGGTTGTGACGTTGTATTATGCGACATTTCCCATGGAAGATGTACACAGCTGTGTGAATGTAGTGGGCAGTTTCTTATCACTCCATGCACAGAATGTGGACTCCTCCTGCAAAACTCTATTCCAGCAGCCCCCTGTAAAGATTTTTTCTGGGGTTGCAAGACTGGTGCAGGGGAACAGGTGtatgggttgggggagggggctggactGAGGAAGGCGAAGAGGCCAAAAATTGTACTTCTTTCTTCCCTTAGCAGAGCTGCATTTGCAGAACAGGGGGTTTATTtcatccccttctccctccctctccagctCACTGACCTTGCACCgtcatgggaaattcctggagatttgggggtggaacatggggagggtagtatttggggagggacctcagtgggatataatggtacagagtcctccttccaaagcagccatcttcttcaGGAGAGCTGATGTAAATAGtatgaagatcaattgtaattccaggggatgtcCAGGGCccacctagagtttggcaactGTATGCATGGCGTTTCCTTCATGCAGATTCTGCAACCCCATAAATTATCTTTATGGAGGCTGGAAGgggctgtcttgtctgttcatggctctaatctccagatttaaatatccacaatTTTGGCCATTTTtataattagatatattgatagggttgccaacctctaggtactagctggagatctcaagctattgcaactgatctccagccgatagagttaaggtcacctggagaaaatgggctatatggcattgaaatccctcccctcccaaaccccgccctcctcaggctctgcccccaaaacatccccccagtggcaaagagggacctggcaaccctatatattgatCTATATACTGCTTATGCCTGCTAAGTCCCAATGATTTCAGTGGGGCAAAGCTAGTTAAGTGCAAGTACTTACAATATAAACATTTGGTTTCTTACAGTTGTTCCAATGCTACTTTTTGTCAGAAGAGCTTTAGTGATACCCTGGGTACTGCTTACAAGCATTGGCTGACTGCCAGTTTTCCTAGACCTGTGGTGGTTTAACACCCtctaaatgtaaacaggtagatCTGAAGTACTTACTGCTTTCATTAGTATTACTGTCCCCTGTGTTGTTGCCCCTGATCCTCTACCTGCCCATGAGGGGAAAACTCTTTCTTGACTGGGCCAAAAACATGTCAGCAatctaaaataattaaaatgtcaCCTTGCTGTTAGGCAGTGTCTTTTGGCACCATGTGATCACCTCACAATTTTGGAATTGCAGGTGTTTGAGACATCAGGATATATCTTGGAATACTCCAAGATCTCCAGAAAATGCCCAACCACCAGAGCAATCAAGGAGCCCTGTTGCTTGAATGTCCAGATTTAAGATTGTCCCCTGCTGAAATTAGCATGCATTCTTTCGTATCATGGTGCGTCTGTTCTCTGTGTTGCTTGGTAtgcttttatttgtgtgtgtgtttccatggacatttatttatctacttcatttatgCACAATGGTTCTCCCCGAtaaggacccaaagtagcttataacATCCCCTCCTTCTTCATTTGGCTCTTgcgataaccctgtgaggtaggagaccCGGGTcacccagatgctagtccaactCTCTAAACACTACACTACCGTGGTGTATGAAttctgtatattaaaaaaaaaacagtgtatgCTGCCAACCATGAAGAAAAGGCAAACCATCTTGAGATGATTTTATGTGACAGAAGCAGCTCTTTTCATTTCTGCTAAACATTGACTTATCATTTGCGGTCATTTACGTTTTGCATTCTTAACAAATGCCCAAAGCTAGTGAGGTCACGAAGAGAAGGGGTTTGTGGTGACATAGCCATTTATAGGCATACTAGAACAGCCATCAAGCCTCCCATGTACCAAACACCTGTTCAAACTCTCTTAGCTAATGCCTACTTATTTCCAATATTTACTTCATGCCCTTCAATGAAATCTTTGTGGAAATCAGGATTTGTAAATACCTTCAAGTTTATTCACACAGCTGGGTATTTCAGGAAATAATCAGTATTAATTTGGATGATGTGTATGTAAGGTGCCACCAAGTCgaagccaacttatgatgaccccacagGGTCTCCAAGACAAGAGAtgtagcagccctggatttccatctaagtactaaccagggacgaccctgcgTAGCTGCCAAGTTCTGATGAGAGCAGGTTTGTttgggctatccgggtcaggggTTTGATGACGTAGTCATAAGTAAATGTAAAAGGCTTTGCTTCCAGTCTTTAGATCCCCACAGTTTATTGTTTTGGGCACTCTTTGACCTGGTTTTCCTCACTTACCATTCTGCTAAAACTGCCCTCACTTTATTGATACCTTTCAGCTTCATTTCTAAGTCTAGACATTTCCAAGAGGATGCCTAAAGCGCCATGAGCGGAAGGCCAGTTGTGGCCACAAAGGGGCTGAGAAGGCGAATGAACGTTCTGAATACAGACACCACAACCACAGTCAAATGAATTTTGACGAACTGAAGGAGAGGAGATTGCATGAAATACAAatctttattttgtttacatACCTCTTTTCTGCCAGGGCGGCTCCCCAAACACCTCATCATTCAAAACCGTAGAAATATACCATTCAAATAATGAAGCAATTATCATTGTTGAAACAACTTGCATAACTCTATCTGAATGGGACAGTGTAgtttttcttttgcagaaaaGA includes:
- the MCIDAS gene encoding multicilin; the protein is MQSRGGGGRQACGDLCPNRVQHLAGRLAKKPGRGERKQVPRKIHPRSNPVAIYRDPTPDPVELAFATIDWQDLGDCSSIFQQEHSSVPVPTQQQFTSVMAVQACPRHYPAWPVDFQSPCFQAEPEFDFQDFRDVVDSFISDPSSLMPPLLDSADFPFPEDDGRPFSPCIPLPAQEDPLSQMNVENVSSAEQYWKDLADHNQKALGDALLENNQLQVTLTQKQEEIASLKERNTQLKELASQAKQLASVLDKLIIPPCKDTSDAFITNSHNKRSLMQISNNEQEDDAEVNEILREISDKCNLALQSIDESRGPKRPRGESDTVHMYGAFHGLQTRSSCSSLDMSGSDLEEGVSFRTAIKEHCNIRTLAFPQGNAFTIRTATGGYKFRWVPS